One segment of Pantoea sp. Lij88 DNA contains the following:
- the dnaX gene encoding DNA polymerase III subunit gamma/tau yields MSYQVLARKWRPQAFADVVGQEHVLTALANGLSLGRIHHAYLFSGTRGVGKTTIARLLAKGLNCETGITATPCGQCDNCREIEQGRFVDLIEIDAASRTKVEDTRDLLDNVQYAPARGRFKVYLIDEVHMLSRHSFNALLKTLEEPPSHVKFLLATTDPQKLPVTILSRCLQFHLKALDVDQIRQQLEHVLKQEQIESETRALQLLARAADGSMRDALSLTDQAIAMGQGAVTSSTVSVMLGTLDDEQPLGLLEALVDGDGQQVMNLLSQAASRGVEWEALLVEMLRLLHQIAMVQLLPTSLNDDDESNALRLRELARVVPPADLQLYYQTLLMGRKDLPIAPDRRMGVEMTLLRALAFHPKAAVAEPIARPTLTQQMAPVAPAQTSPAASAPSPGARHTAAQPAQTSPAAAMPSQTASPVAQQPMPAPQQHVAAQPQMAAPDAALLPAPPSDAAPEAPLSSSTSQLLQARTQLLRQGANKPKKSEPAAPGARPANSALERLASVTERSQQRIRDREPAAPIKEEAYRWKAVNQPVEVAEPVATPKALRSALEHEKTPELAARLAEEAQQRDAWAAEIATLPLPKLVQQLALNAWKETTENGVCLHLRSSQRHLNSPSAQQVLCDALSERAGQKVELSVVEDDNSSVLTPLEWRQAIYEEKLAQARQSITCDTHIQTLQRFFDADLDEESIRPV; encoded by the coding sequence ATGAGCTATCAGGTACTTGCGCGAAAATGGCGTCCCCAGGCTTTTGCTGATGTTGTCGGTCAGGAACATGTTCTGACGGCGCTGGCGAATGGATTGTCTCTGGGACGCATCCATCATGCTTATCTCTTCTCCGGCACCCGCGGCGTAGGGAAAACCACCATTGCGCGTCTGCTGGCCAAAGGCCTTAACTGCGAAACCGGCATCACCGCCACGCCCTGTGGTCAGTGTGATAACTGCCGTGAAATTGAGCAGGGCCGCTTTGTCGATCTGATCGAGATTGACGCCGCATCGCGTACCAAAGTTGAAGACACCCGCGATCTGCTCGACAACGTGCAGTACGCCCCGGCGCGTGGCCGCTTCAAAGTCTATCTGATCGATGAAGTGCACATGCTGTCGCGTCACAGCTTCAATGCGCTGTTAAAGACGCTGGAAGAGCCACCTTCACACGTTAAATTCCTGCTGGCGACCACCGATCCGCAGAAACTGCCGGTGACCATTCTTTCGCGCTGCCTGCAGTTTCATCTCAAAGCGCTGGATGTTGATCAAATCCGTCAGCAGCTTGAGCATGTCCTGAAGCAGGAACAGATTGAGAGCGAAACCCGGGCACTGCAGCTGCTGGCGCGGGCCGCCGATGGCAGTATGCGCGATGCGCTGAGCCTCACCGATCAGGCGATTGCCATGGGGCAGGGCGCGGTGACCAGCAGTACGGTCAGCGTCATGCTCGGCACGCTGGATGATGAACAGCCGCTTGGACTGCTGGAAGCGCTGGTGGACGGTGACGGACAGCAGGTGATGAACCTGCTGAGCCAGGCCGCCTCACGCGGTGTGGAATGGGAGGCACTGCTGGTTGAGATGCTGCGCCTGCTGCACCAGATTGCGATGGTGCAACTGCTGCCGACTTCGCTTAACGATGACGACGAGAGCAACGCCCTGCGGCTGCGGGAACTGGCGCGCGTGGTGCCGCCCGCCGATCTGCAACTCTATTACCAGACGCTGTTGATGGGCCGCAAGGATCTGCCGATTGCGCCCGATCGCCGCATGGGTGTGGAGATGACGCTGCTGCGCGCACTGGCATTCCATCCCAAAGCGGCGGTAGCTGAACCGATTGCCCGTCCCACGTTAACCCAGCAGATGGCCCCTGTTGCGCCGGCTCAGACGTCACCGGCAGCCTCCGCGCCGTCGCCGGGTGCACGCCACACGGCAGCTCAGCCAGCGCAGACGTCACCGGCCGCCGCGATGCCGTCTCAGACAGCGTCGCCTGTGGCGCAGCAGCCGATGCCTGCGCCGCAACAGCATGTTGCCGCTCAGCCGCAGATGGCTGCGCCCGATGCGGCTCTGCTGCCTGCACCGCCGTCGGATGCGGCGCCGGAAGCGCCACTTTCAAGCTCCACCAGTCAGCTCCTCCAGGCGCGCACGCAGTTGTTGCGTCAGGGAGCGAACAAGCCAAAAAAGAGTGAGCCGGCAGCGCCAGGTGCGCGGCCGGCCAACTCCGCGCTGGAGCGGCTGGCCTCGGTCACCGAGCGCAGTCAGCAGCGTATCCGCGATCGTGAACCTGCCGCCCCGATAAAAGAGGAAGCGTACCGCTGGAAAGCGGTTAATCAGCCGGTTGAAGTGGCGGAGCCGGTAGCGACGCCTAAGGCCTTGCGTTCTGCGCTGGAGCATGAGAAAACCCCTGAACTGGCGGCACGTCTGGCGGAAGAAGCGCAGCAGCGCGATGCGTGGGCTGCAGAGATTGCGACGCTGCCGCTGCCGAAGCTGGTGCAGCAGCTGGCGTTGAATGCCTGGAAAGAGACCACCGAAAACGGGGTCTGTCTGCATCTGCGCAGCAGCCAGCGACACCTTAATTCCCCCTCGGCGCAGCAGGTGTTATGCGATGCGCTGAGTGAGCGAGCCGGGCAGAAAGTTGAACTCTCTGTCGTTGAAGACGATAATTCATCGGTGTTGACGCCACTGGAGTGGCGTCAGGCCATTTACGAAGAGAAACTGGCGCAGGCGCGTCAGTCGATCACCTGTGATACCCACATTCAGACGCTGCAGCGATTTTTTGATGCCGATCTGGATGAGGAGAGTATCCGACCTGTTTGA
- the apt gene encoding adenine phosphoribosyltransferase, with product MTDTAQQLEFIKNSIKSIPDYPKPGILFRDVTSLLEDPKAYAASIALLVERYRNKGITKVVGTEARGFLFGAPVALGLGVGFVPVRKPGKLPREVYSESYELEYGTDKLELHKDAIQPGDVVLVVDDLLATGGTIEATVKLIRRAGGEVKDAAFIINLFDLTGESRLTALGVESYSLVKFPGH from the coding sequence ATGACCGACACTGCGCAGCAGCTTGAATTCATTAAAAACAGCATTAAAAGTATTCCCGATTATCCTAAGCCAGGCATCCTGTTCCGCGATGTCACCAGCCTGCTGGAAGACCCTAAAGCCTATGCCGCGTCTATTGCGCTGCTGGTTGAGCGTTACCGTAATAAAGGCATCACCAAAGTGGTGGGCACGGAAGCGCGCGGTTTCCTGTTTGGTGCCCCGGTGGCCTTAGGTCTCGGCGTCGGTTTTGTTCCGGTGCGTAAGCCCGGCAAACTGCCGCGTGAGGTCTACAGCGAATCTTATGAGCTGGAATACGGCACCGATAAGCTGGAATTGCACAAAGATGCCATCCAGCCAGGCGATGTGGTGCTGGTGGTGGACGACCTGCTGGCGACCGGCGGGACCATTGAAGCGACCGTTAAACTGATTCGCCGTGCAGGTGGTGAAGTGAAAGATGCCGCCTTCATTATTAACCTGTTCGATCTGACCGGTGAATCGCGTCTCACTGCCCTGGGCGTTGAGAGCTACAGCCTGGTCAAATTCCCCGGCCACTAA
- a CDS encoding DUF454 family protein yields MQRILLLTLGWLAIVLGTLGIVLPLLPTTPFMLLAAWCFARSSPRFHHWLLWKSPFGRYLRHWQQHRAMPPGAKVRAICLIIATFSLSLFLVHQLWVRIMLLIMLAALLLFMWRIPVVAEAADAPKPPR; encoded by the coding sequence ATGCAACGCATTCTGTTATTAACCCTCGGCTGGCTGGCTATTGTGCTGGGGACGCTGGGCATTGTATTACCTTTATTACCCACCACGCCATTCATGCTGCTGGCGGCCTGGTGTTTTGCCCGTTCATCGCCGCGGTTTCATCACTGGCTGCTGTGGAAATCGCCATTTGGCCGCTATCTGCGTCACTGGCAACAGCATCGCGCGATGCCGCCGGGAGCCAAAGTCCGCGCTATCTGCCTGATAATCGCTACATTTAGTCTCTCACTCTTCCTGGTGCATCAGCTCTGGGTCCGCATCATGCTGCTGATCATGCTGGCGGCGCTGCTGCTGTTTATGTGGCGTATTCCGGTGGTGGCAGAAGCAGCGGACGCACCAAAGCCGCCGCGATAA
- a CDS encoding primosomal replication protein — protein MSAIAVQQRLQQLLIDLRQEIARHSDGVCRLPRFDTQLFRTKGTRLADYLLEVEQNFARLCDNSDDLARTAWLAERLVDQIAALQREASTQQLRTRREQPVKNPRASKYQEYREFERRLLAMIDQREQRLALAETLAVQHQLKQDLETLEGRLARCRQAIRSVEWASSLRGGEHSE, from the coding sequence ATGAGTGCGATCGCCGTACAACAGCGCCTGCAACAGCTCCTTATCGACCTGCGTCAGGAAATTGCGCGTCATTCTGATGGGGTTTGTCGTCTGCCACGCTTTGACACGCAGCTGTTTCGCACCAAAGGCACGCGGCTGGCGGATTACCTGCTGGAAGTGGAACAGAATTTCGCCCGGCTGTGCGACAACAGCGACGATCTGGCCCGCACGGCCTGGCTGGCTGAACGCCTGGTCGATCAGATTGCCGCCTTACAACGGGAAGCGAGTACTCAACAGCTGCGTACCCGACGCGAACAGCCGGTTAAGAACCCCCGCGCCTCGAAATATCAGGAGTATCGGGAGTTTGAGCGGCGTTTACTGGCAATGATCGATCAGCGTGAGCAGCGACTGGCGCTGGCCGAGACGCTGGCGGTGCAGCATCAGCTGAAGCAGGATCTGGAAACGTTAGAGGGACGGCTGGCGCGCTGTCGGCAGGCGATTCGCTCTGTGGAGTGGGCCTCTTCGTTGCGCGGCGGCGAGCACAGCGAATAA
- the rsmS gene encoding pleiotropic regulatory protein RsmS: MSLENAPDDVKLAVDLIQLLEEHHLPVETVLSALAMVQRDYENKRDCQRA; encoded by the coding sequence ATGTCACTGGAAAACGCCCCTGACGACGTCAAACTGGCAGTTGATCTGATTCAGCTACTGGAAGAGCATCACCTGCCGGTGGAAACCGTACTCTCCGCGCTGGCGATGGTGCAGCGCGATTACGAGAATAAGCGCGACTGCCAGCGGGCTTAG
- the acrR gene encoding multidrug efflux transporter transcriptional repressor AcrR encodes MARKTKAQALETRHQILDAAIVLFSQQGVSATSLAEIATAASVTRGAIYWHFKNKADVLHEIWLRCDAGLDDVELEYQTKYPGDPLSVLRAMLVYIFDATAKDPQRRALMEIIFHKCEFVGEMSALKNMQQSLLLECYDKIEDVLRQCIEAGQLPGTLSTRQAALIMRGYVNGMMESWLFAPDSFDLAADAPVLANAFIDMLRLSPTLTAPR; translated from the coding sequence ATGGCACGAAAAACCAAAGCGCAAGCACTTGAAACGCGACATCAAATTCTTGATGCCGCCATTGTTCTGTTTTCACAGCAGGGCGTCTCTGCCACTTCTCTGGCGGAGATTGCAACCGCAGCCAGCGTGACGCGCGGGGCTATCTACTGGCACTTCAAAAATAAAGCCGATGTATTACATGAAATCTGGCTTCGTTGTGATGCTGGTCTGGACGATGTGGAACTTGAGTATCAGACAAAATACCCTGGCGATCCACTCTCTGTGTTGCGCGCAATGCTGGTCTATATCTTTGATGCGACAGCAAAGGATCCGCAGCGCCGCGCTTTGATGGAGATCATTTTCCATAAATGCGAATTTGTGGGCGAAATGTCGGCACTGAAGAATATGCAGCAGAGCTTACTGCTGGAATGCTACGACAAAATTGAAGATGTGCTGCGACAGTGCATTGAAGCCGGACAGCTTCCGGGCACGCTCAGCACGCGTCAGGCCGCTCTCATTATGCGTGGATACGTCAACGGTATGATGGAAAGCTGGCTGTTTGCGCCGGACAGTTTTGATTTAGCCGCTGACGCGCCGGTTCTGGCCAATGCCTTTATCGATATGCTGCGACTCAGCCCGACGCTGACGGCTCCGCGCTAA
- a CDS encoding efflux RND transporter periplasmic adaptor subunit, giving the protein MNKIRGLSPLAAVLMLSGSFLLTGCDNNKSEQAAQQPPAVGVVTLKTEPLKISTELPGRTSAYRVAEVRPQVSGIILKRNFIEGSDIKAGQSLYQIDPATYQAAYDSAKGDLTQAQANARIAELTVKRYKPLLGTKYISQQDYDTAVATAAQNDAAVQVAKANVETARINLAYTKVTSPISGRIGKSSVTEGALVQNAQTTALATVQQLDPMYVDVTQSSEDFMRLRSELESGQLKQNDGKANVTLLMQNGSSYPQPGTLEFSDVTVDETTGSITLRAIVPNPNHALLPGMFVRARLDEGTNPNALLVPQQAVTRTPTGQATVMVVGADNKVEARQVTTSQAIGDKWLVTDGVKAGERVISTGLQRAKPGAQVTPQEVSDDAKAAPGSKPQSDKSSS; this is encoded by the coding sequence ATGAATAAAATCAGAGGATTATCGCCTCTGGCGGCCGTCCTGATGCTATCAGGCAGCTTTTTGTTAACAGGATGTGACAACAATAAATCCGAACAAGCCGCCCAGCAACCGCCAGCAGTGGGTGTTGTCACACTGAAAACTGAACCCCTGAAAATTTCGACTGAATTACCTGGCCGCACCTCGGCATACCGTGTGGCTGAAGTCCGTCCGCAGGTTTCCGGTATCATTCTGAAGCGTAATTTCATTGAAGGCAGCGATATCAAAGCAGGCCAGTCTCTTTACCAGATCGATCCGGCGACCTATCAGGCAGCCTACGACAGCGCTAAAGGTGACTTAACTCAGGCACAGGCTAATGCCCGCATTGCTGAGCTGACCGTCAAACGTTATAAGCCGCTACTCGGCACCAAATATATCAGTCAGCAGGATTACGACACCGCCGTTGCCACTGCCGCGCAAAACGATGCCGCCGTTCAGGTTGCAAAAGCTAACGTGGAAACAGCCCGCATTAACCTGGCTTACACCAAAGTCACCTCGCCTATCAGTGGCCGCATCGGTAAATCGTCTGTAACGGAAGGTGCGCTGGTACAGAACGCACAGACCACCGCGCTGGCGACCGTACAGCAACTTGATCCGATGTATGTCGACGTCACCCAGTCGAGCGAAGATTTCATGCGCTTACGTTCAGAACTGGAGTCGGGTCAGTTGAAGCAGAACGATGGCAAAGCCAACGTAACCCTGCTGATGCAGAATGGCAGCAGCTATCCACAGCCGGGTACGCTGGAGTTCTCAGACGTCACTGTTGATGAGACCACCGGTTCTATCACCCTGCGCGCCATTGTTCCGAACCCGAACCATGCGCTGTTACCGGGCATGTTTGTTCGCGCACGTCTGGATGAAGGCACCAATCCGAATGCACTGCTGGTTCCGCAGCAGGCGGTCACCCGTACTCCAACCGGTCAGGCTACGGTCATGGTGGTAGGTGCAGATAACAAAGTGGAAGCGCGTCAGGTCACCACCTCTCAGGCGATTGGCGATAAGTGGTTAGTCACCGACGGCGTTAAAGCGGGTGAACGTGTGATCAGCACGGGTCTGCAGCGAGCTAAGCCGGGCGCACAGGTTACCCCACAAGAAGTCTCAGACGATGCGAAAGCGGCACCCGGTTCAAAGCCGCAGTCTGACAAGTCATCGTCATAA
- a CDS encoding efflux RND transporter permease subunit — translation MAKFFIDRPIFAWVLAIIIMLVGALSILKLPIEQYPNVAPPAIEIQASYPGADAKTLQDSVTQVIEQNMNGIDGLMYMSSSSDSSGTLTLTISFESGTDADIAQVQVQNKLQLATPLLPQEVQQQGIQVKKSSSSFLMVAGFISDDDNMTQNDISDFISSSIKDPISRTKGVGDTQVFGAQYAMRIWMDPHKLNNYNLTPVDVISALNTQNTQVAAGQLGGTPPVPGQQLNASIIAQTRLTSTDEFGKILLKVNADGSQVRLRDVARIELGAENYEIIARYNGKPASGIGIKLATGANALDTANAVKAELAKLQPTFPNGLKVVYPYDTTPFVKISIFEVVKTLIEAIVLVFLVMYLFLQNFRATLIPTIAVPVVLLGTFAVIGAFGYSINTLTMFGMVLAIGLLVDDAIVVVENVERVMAEEGLPPKEATKRSMEQIQGALVGIALVLAAVFIPMAFFGGSTGVIYRQFSITIVSAMALSVLVAFILTPALCATMLKPIKKGEHGKTTGFFGWFNRMFDKSTNHYVDGVGHMVRSTGRYMLIYLVIVAGMAFLFMRLPSSFLPEEDQGLLLAQAQLPAGATQERTQKVLDQVTDYFLTQEKDTVKSVFTVNGFGFAGRGQNTGIAFVSLKPWDERTGADMKVPAIAGRAMQALGAIKDAMVIPFNLPAIIELGNATGFDFELIDQNNLGHDKLTEARNQLFGMIAQHPDTLVGVRPNGLEDTPQYKLMIDQEKAQALGVSLSDINTTLAASWGGSYVNDFIDRGRVKKVYVMGKADSRMLPDDIGKWYVRNSSGTMVPFSAFSTAKWQYGSPRLERYNGLPAMEILGQAAPGKSSGAAMNLMEELAAKLPAGIGYDWTGMSYQERLSGNQAPALYAISLIVVFLCLAALYESWSIPFSVMLVVPLGVIGALLFTTLRGLSNDVYFVVGLLTTIGLSTKNAILIVEFAKDLMDKEGKGLIEAALEACRMRLRPILMTSLAFILGVLPLAISTGAGSGSQNAVGTGVIGGMVTATILAIFFVPVFFVVVRRRFGKKKEESAHSHPVESDQTH, via the coding sequence ATGGCTAAGTTCTTTATCGATCGCCCCATCTTTGCGTGGGTACTTGCCATCATCATCATGCTGGTCGGTGCGCTGTCGATTCTCAAACTTCCGATCGAGCAATATCCCAATGTTGCGCCGCCGGCGATTGAGATTCAGGCCTCCTACCCAGGTGCGGATGCCAAAACGCTGCAGGACTCAGTAACCCAGGTTATTGAGCAGAACATGAATGGTATCGATGGACTGATGTATATGTCCTCGAGCAGCGACTCCTCCGGTACGCTGACCCTGACCATCTCCTTTGAGTCAGGCACAGATGCGGACATCGCGCAGGTTCAGGTGCAGAACAAACTGCAGCTGGCAACGCCGCTGCTGCCGCAGGAAGTGCAGCAACAGGGGATTCAGGTTAAGAAATCCTCCAGTAGCTTCCTGATGGTTGCGGGCTTCATCAGCGATGATGACAATATGACGCAGAATGATATTTCTGATTTCATTTCGTCATCCATCAAGGATCCTATCAGCCGTACCAAAGGCGTGGGTGATACCCAGGTATTTGGTGCGCAGTACGCAATGCGTATCTGGATGGATCCGCACAAGCTGAATAACTACAACCTGACGCCGGTTGATGTGATCAGCGCGCTGAACACCCAGAACACCCAGGTGGCTGCCGGTCAGTTGGGCGGTACGCCTCCGGTGCCGGGACAGCAGCTTAACGCCTCCATCATTGCGCAAACCCGTCTGACCTCAACGGATGAGTTCGGCAAAATCCTGCTCAAAGTGAACGCCGATGGTTCTCAGGTTCGTCTGCGTGATGTGGCCAGGATTGAACTCGGTGCTGAAAACTACGAGATCATCGCCCGTTATAATGGCAAACCTGCATCCGGTATCGGTATCAAGCTGGCCACCGGTGCGAATGCGCTGGATACCGCCAATGCGGTGAAAGCAGAACTGGCCAAATTGCAGCCGACGTTCCCTAACGGTCTGAAGGTGGTCTATCCGTATGACACCACGCCGTTCGTTAAGATCTCGATTTTCGAAGTGGTGAAAACCCTGATCGAAGCGATTGTGCTGGTGTTCCTGGTGATGTATCTGTTCCTGCAGAACTTCCGCGCCACGCTCATCCCTACCATCGCGGTTCCCGTGGTGTTGCTGGGTACGTTTGCCGTTATCGGTGCGTTTGGTTATTCGATAAACACCCTGACGATGTTCGGGATGGTGCTCGCCATCGGCTTGCTGGTGGATGACGCCATCGTCGTGGTTGAGAACGTTGAGCGCGTGATGGCGGAAGAAGGATTACCGCCAAAAGAAGCGACCAAACGTTCCATGGAGCAGATCCAGGGCGCGCTGGTGGGTATTGCGCTGGTGCTGGCCGCCGTATTTATTCCGATGGCATTCTTTGGCGGATCGACCGGTGTTATCTACCGTCAGTTCTCCATCACCATCGTATCAGCGATGGCGCTGTCGGTACTGGTCGCCTTTATCCTGACGCCGGCACTCTGTGCCACCATGCTGAAGCCGATTAAAAAAGGCGAGCACGGTAAAACCACCGGTTTCTTCGGCTGGTTCAACCGCATGTTCGACAAAAGCACCAACCACTATGTGGATGGCGTAGGTCACATGGTTCGCAGTACCGGTCGCTATATGCTGATCTATCTGGTGATCGTGGCCGGCATGGCATTTCTGTTTATGCGCCTGCCCTCTTCATTCTTACCGGAAGAGGACCAGGGTCTGCTGCTGGCTCAGGCGCAGTTGCCTGCTGGTGCAACCCAGGAACGTACGCAGAAAGTCCTGGATCAGGTGACGGATTACTTCCTGACGCAGGAGAAAGACACGGTTAAATCGGTGTTCACCGTTAACGGCTTCGGCTTTGCCGGTCGTGGACAGAACACCGGTATCGCCTTCGTCAGTCTCAAGCCATGGGATGAGCGTACCGGCGCCGACATGAAGGTTCCGGCGATTGCTGGCCGTGCCATGCAGGCGCTGGGGGCGATCAAAGATGCGATGGTCATTCCGTTCAACCTGCCAGCCATTATTGAGCTGGGTAACGCGACCGGCTTCGACTTTGAGCTGATTGACCAGAATAACCTGGGTCACGATAAGCTGACGGAAGCGCGTAATCAGCTGTTCGGCATGATTGCCCAGCATCCTGATACCCTGGTTGGCGTGCGTCCTAACGGTCTGGAAGATACACCGCAGTACAAGCTGATGATCGATCAGGAAAAAGCACAGGCGCTGGGTGTGTCACTGAGTGACATCAACACCACGCTGGCCGCTTCCTGGGGTGGCTCCTACGTCAATGACTTCATCGACCGTGGTCGCGTGAAGAAAGTTTACGTCATGGGTAAAGCGGATTCCCGCATGCTGCCGGACGACATTGGCAAATGGTACGTGCGTAACAGCAGCGGAACCATGGTGCCGTTCTCTGCCTTCTCTACGGCGAAATGGCAGTATGGTTCACCGCGTCTTGAGCGTTACAACGGCTTGCCTGCGATGGAAATCCTGGGACAGGCTGCGCCAGGCAAAAGCTCGGGTGCGGCAATGAACCTGATGGAAGAGCTGGCGGCGAAACTGCCTGCGGGTATCGGCTATGACTGGACAGGAATGTCCTATCAGGAACGCCTCTCAGGCAACCAGGCCCCTGCGCTCTATGCCATCTCGCTGATTGTGGTCTTCCTGTGTCTCGCCGCGCTGTATGAGAGCTGGTCTATTCCCTTCTCGGTCATGCTGGTGGTTCCACTCGGGGTGATTGGTGCGCTGCTCTTCACCACCCTGCGTGGCCTGAGTAACGACGTCTACTTTGTGGTGGGGTTACTGACAACCATCGGCCTCTCAACCAAGAACGCCATCCTTATCGTCGAATTTGCTAAAGATTTGATGGATAAAGAGGGCAAAGGGCTGATTGAGGCTGCACTGGAAGCGTGCCGTATGCGTCTGCGTCCTATCCTGATGACGTCACTGGCGTTTATCCTCGGGGTACTGCCGCTGGCGATCAGTACCGGTGCCGGTTCCGGTTCGCAGAACGCCGTAGGTACCGGGGTTATCGGTGGTATGGTCACCGCAACCATCCTGGCGATCTTCTTCGTTCCTGTGTTCTTTGTGGTGGTACGCCGCCGCTTTGGCAAGAAAAAAGAGGAATCAGCGCATAGTCATCCGGTTGAATCTGACCAGACTCACTAA
- a CDS encoding type B 50S ribosomal protein L31 yields MKANIHPHYRHVVFHDTSADVWFKIGSTIKTDRTVEFEGETLPYVTLDVSSASHVFYTGKQKDFAKEGSTARFNQRFGRFLGRK; encoded by the coding sequence ATGAAAGCGAATATCCATCCTCACTATCGTCACGTGGTCTTCCATGACACGTCAGCGGATGTCTGGTTCAAAATCGGATCCACCATCAAAACCGATCGCACCGTGGAGTTCGAAGGCGAAACGCTGCCCTACGTCACGCTGGATGTGTCGTCGGCTTCACACGTTTTTTATACCGGTAAACAGAAAGACTTCGCCAAAGAGGGCAGCACCGCGCGCTTTAACCAGCGTTTCGGGCGCTTTCTTGGCCGTAAATAA
- the ykgO gene encoding type B 50S ribosomal protein L36, which translates to MQVLSSLRSAKRRHRDCKVVRRKGRIYVICKTNPRFKAVQGRKKKR; encoded by the coding sequence ATGCAGGTATTAAGCTCGCTGCGTTCAGCAAAACGTCGTCATCGGGATTGTAAAGTGGTGCGCCGCAAGGGCCGGATTTACGTCATCTGTAAAACGAATCCCCGCTTTAAAGCCGTACAGGGAAGAAAGAAAAAACGCTAG
- a CDS encoding metal ABC transporter substrate-binding protein — protein MKKLPVSLALAALFATPFAMAKTVDVVASFTVLADIVKQVGGDHVNVKSLVGPNGDPHTFEPTPQDSQALAKADLVFVSGLGLEGWMDRLVSASGYRGQPVVASAGVTTRSMDEDGKTITDPHAWNSMQNGVIYATNVMNALVKADPEDAPAIRQRGQNYIQQLQALDSWAKTAFDAVPADKRKVLTSHDAFGYFGQRYGVTFLAPVGFSTEAEASASNVGSLINQLKQQHINRYFIENQTDPRLVKQIASATGAEPGGELYPEALSTASGPAATYQAAFKHNVNAMLKSMR, from the coding sequence ATGAAAAAATTACCGGTTAGCCTGGCGCTCGCTGCGCTGTTTGCCACGCCATTCGCCATGGCAAAAACGGTGGATGTCGTAGCCAGCTTTACCGTGCTGGCAGACATCGTTAAACAGGTCGGCGGCGATCATGTCAACGTGAAAAGCCTGGTGGGGCCGAATGGCGATCCCCACACGTTTGAACCGACGCCGCAGGACAGCCAGGCGCTGGCGAAGGCCGATCTGGTATTTGTCAGCGGACTGGGACTGGAAGGGTGGATGGATCGCTTAGTCAGCGCCTCCGGCTATCGCGGCCAGCCTGTTGTCGCCTCAGCGGGGGTCACCACCCGCAGCATGGACGAGGACGGAAAAACCATTACCGATCCTCACGCCTGGAACAGCATGCAGAACGGGGTGATTTACGCGACCAACGTGATGAATGCGCTGGTTAAAGCTGACCCGGAGGATGCGCCGGCGATCCGTCAGCGCGGGCAGAATTACATACAGCAACTGCAGGCGCTGGATAGCTGGGCAAAAACCGCCTTTGATGCTGTGCCTGCCGACAAGCGTAAAGTGCTGACCAGCCACGATGCGTTTGGTTATTTCGGACAGCGATATGGCGTGACGTTTCTGGCACCCGTCGGGTTCTCTACTGAAGCGGAAGCCAGTGCCAGCAACGTGGGGAGCTTAATCAACCAACTGAAGCAGCAGCACATCAACCGCTATTTCATCGAGAACCAGACCGACCCGCGCCTTGTAAAACAGATTGCCAGCGCCACCGGCGCCGAGCCGGGGGGTGAACTCTATCCGGAAGCGTTATCCACGGCTTCTGGCCCGGCGGCGACCTATCAGGCCGCGTTTAAACATAACGTGAATGCGATGCTGAAGAGCATGCGTTAA